A window of Natronococcus sp. CG52 genomic DNA:
CGTCGACGTTCGCCAGGCGTTGCTGGACGTCGGGGTCCTCGAGAGCGCGCTGTGCGAAGCCCCCGCCGAGCGTGAGCGCCCAGCAGAGCCAGCGCAGTTCGAAGGCGCCGTTGTGTCGGAACGTCGCCTTTCGACCGTCGGCCGCGCCCTGGTTGACGAACATCGCCTCGAGGGAGGGAGGATCCTGTGTCGCGAGCGCGTTCTGGACCCACGCGCCGTAGGAGGTGCCGATCGTTCCGACCTGGCCGTCACAGTAGTCCCGGTCGGCGAGCCACTCGACGGTGTCGTAGCCGTCCTCCGGTTCGTCGACGAAGATGTAGTAGTCGCCCTCGCTGTCGAAGCGACCGCGACAGTCCTGGATCGCGACGACGTAGCCGCGTTCGGCGTACCACTCGCCGTGTCGTTCCATGCGGCCGCGCTTGCCGTAGGGCGTCCGGTCGAGCAGCGCGGGTTCGGGCTCCTCGATCGGCTCCCCGGTGTCGGGGTCGGCCGGACGGTAGACGTCGGTCGCGAGCCGGGTCCCGTCGCGGGTCTCGACCATCACGTTCAACTCGGCGTGGACCGCGTACTCCGGATCTGAAACCATCATCCAAACAGAGACAGGCATCATGTAATAAGTTAACTCCCGCTTCGGGAGCGGGTCGTCGCTCGTCCGTTCCGGCGGCCCGTCTCCGGTTACGACCGGCAGCAGCGGTACTTTTATAATGTTACCCTCGGTTTGTTGTCGCATATCTGTGCGAGTCCGAGACAGGTTCTCGTACAGCATGCTCGGTGTGCAACCGGGATCGATCACTATGACGGGTGAAAACGACAACACGGATCAGGGACGAACGGATGGGGGTTCAGTCTCGCGAGAGGAAGCGTCGTTCGTCGAGTACGGCATCGAAGACAAGCCACCGCTCGGTGAGTCGATCTTCCTCGGCGTACAGCACTACCTGACGATGATCGGGGCGACGGTCGCGATCCCGTTGATCCTCGCCGGGGCGATGGAGATGCCCGCGGCGGAAACGGCCCGCCTCGTCGGGACGTTCTTCGTCGTCTCGGGTATCGCGACGCTATTACAGACGACGGTCGGAAACCGCTACCCGATCGTTCAGGGCGGAACGTTCGCGCTCCTCGCGCCCGCCCTCGCCGTCATCGGCGCGCTCGGCGCACAGGGGGTCGGCTGGCAAGTAACGCTACTCGAGTTACAGGGAGCGATCATCGCGGCCGCAGTGGTTCAGGTCCTGCTCGGCTACATCGGGGCCCTGGGAAAACTCAAGTACTACCTCTCGCCGGTCGTGATCGCGCCGGTGATCGTCCTGATCGGTCTCTCGTTGATCGGCGTCGAAGACGTGACGAGGCCGGACCAGAACTGGTGGCTGCTGGGACTGACCCTGTTCCTGATCGTGCTGTTCTCCCAGTATCTCGACCAGTACAGCCGTTACGCGAAGCTATTCCCGGTGCTGCTTGGCATCGTCGCCGCCTGGGTCCTCGCCGCAGTGCTCTCCGTGACCGGCGCCTACGGTCCGGAAACGGTCGGATACGTCGACACGGGGGCCGTCGCCGAGGCGTCTGCGATTCAGGTAATCACGCCGTTGCAATGGGGTATGCCGCGGCTCACCCTCGCTTTCACCGTGGGGATTTTCGCCGGCGTCGTCGCGTCGATGATCGAGAGTATGGGTGACTACTACGCGGTCGCCCGGATCGCCGGCGTCGGTGCGCCCAGCGAGAAGCGCATCAACCACGGCATCGGGATGGAAGGAGTCGGCAACGTCATCGCCGGCATCATGGGAACTGGAAACGGGTCAACCTCCTACGGCGAGAACATCGGTGCGATCGGGATCACCGGCGTCGCATCCCGGTACGTCGTCCAGATCGGCGCGATCGTGATGTTGATCGTCGGGTTCGTCGGTTACTTCGGCGCGTTGATCACGACGATTCCGTCGCCGATCGTCGGCGCGCTGTACATCGCGATGTTCGGACAGATCGCCGCAGTCGGACTGTCGAACCTCAAGTACGTCGATCTCGACGCATCGCGGAACGTCTTCATCATCGGTATCGCGCTCTTCCTCGGTCTGGCGGTGCCGGAGTACATGGCGAACGTCGGCGGCGCCGAGGAGTTCCGGGAGATCGCCTCGGGTGCCGCGGTAGTCGGCCCGGTCCTCGGGCAACAACTCGTCGCCGACACGATATTCGTCATCGGTTCGACCACGATGGCCGTCGGCGGGATCGTCGCCTTCGTGCTCGACAACACGATCCGCGGTACGAAAGAC
This region includes:
- a CDS encoding uracil-xanthine permease family protein — its product is MTGENDNTDQGRTDGGSVSREEASFVEYGIEDKPPLGESIFLGVQHYLTMIGATVAIPLILAGAMEMPAAETARLVGTFFVVSGIATLLQTTVGNRYPIVQGGTFALLAPALAVIGALGAQGVGWQVTLLELQGAIIAAAVVQVLLGYIGALGKLKYYLSPVVIAPVIVLIGLSLIGVEDVTRPDQNWWLLGLTLFLIVLFSQYLDQYSRYAKLFPVLLGIVAAWVLAAVLSVTGAYGPETVGYVDTGAVAEASAIQVITPLQWGMPRLTLAFTVGIFAGVVASMIESMGDYYAVARIAGVGAPSEKRINHGIGMEGVGNVIAGIMGTGNGSTSYGENIGAIGITGVASRYVVQIGAIVMLIVGFVGYFGALITTIPSPIVGALYIAMFGQIAAVGLSNLKYVDLDASRNVFIIGIALFLGLAVPEYMANVGGAEEFREIASGAAVVGPVLGQQLVADTIFVIGSTTMAVGGIVAFVLDNTIRGTKDERGLTQWEQLAEDDEEFVTFFEEMRSGDEPRPVDRAD